DNA from Streptomyces rishiriensis:
GGCTTCAGCACCAAGCAGCGGGCCTCGATCGTAGAGGCCACCGTGCGGTCCTACCGCGAGAACATGCGCTCCTTCGCCGGACTCGGCAACCTGGCCGTCTGGTACGCCCAGTTCGACGTCAAGTGGGTCCGGGACCGGTTCGGGGCGGACCTGTCCGCGCGGGGCCGCGAGCGGTGGGCGCAGGCCGTGACCAAAGCCCTCTCGCACGACACCCTCCAGGTCTTCGACAAGCTCACCCACGTCGTCGACGGCAGACGCCTCATCGCCCCCGACCCACCGCTCATCACCCGCCTCGACGACCTGATGCCCGGTGAGGGACGGGGCGGCGACGTGGAGAAGGGCATCCGCCGGCTCATCGAGCGCTACGGCCAATCCATCCAGTCGGACCGGCGGTACCTGCTGGAGCAGTACCGGGTGGCCGACATGGCACGCAAGGTCGTCGGGGTCGGCAGCGTGGGCACCCGCTGCTGGATCGTGCTGCTGCTCGGCAAGGACGACGAGGATCCGCTGTTCCTCCAGGCCAAGGAGGCCGACGAGTCGGTCCTGGCGCCCTACGCCGGGGTGAGCGCGTACCGGACCCAGGGCGAGCGGGTGGTCGCCGGACAACGCCTGATGCAGGCCACCAGCGACATCTTCCTGGGCTGGGAGCGCGTCGAGGGCATCGACGGCCGACGACGGGACTTCTACGTACGGCAGTTGCGGGACTGGAAGTGGGTCGCCGTGGCCGAGGACATGGTGCCCCGCGGTATGCGCACCTTCGGCGCCCTGTGCGGCGCGACCCTGGCCCGGGCCCACGCGAGATCCGGCGACCGGATCGCCATCGCCGCCTATCTGGGCGGCGGCGACAGCTTCGACCGCGCGCTGATGACCTTCGCCGAGCGGTACGCCGACCAGAACGAACGCGACCACGAGGCACTCGTCACCGCCCTCCGGACCGGACGACTGCCCGCCCAAGAGACCTGAACACCGCCGCCATCGACCCCGCGCTCTCGACGACCGACGGAGCGCCGCAGCACGCCGAAGCACGCCGCAGCACGCCGACGCCGACTACGGCTGCGGCTGCGGCTGCGCCTGTGCTTGGTCCACCACGCTGCCCGTCCGCACCGCCTCCGCTCCACGGGCGGGACCCTCCGCCACCGCCGTCCCTCGCACCCTCGACTCTGGCCGGGGCACGGGGAAACGGCGATCTTTACCCGAGCCGAAGGCCCGACGCGGTGACGAAACCGCGTCGGTCGTGCGCCCTGTCTCGTCGTCGCTGGTCGTCCTATGATCACTACTCTGCGTACGAGGGGGCGTGGCATGGCGGCTGGTGGATCGGCATCGCGGCGGGCACAGGAGGCGCGGCGGCAGGAACGGTTGCTGAGGGAGCAGTGGCAGGCGGCCCGGCGACAAGCACGTCGATGGGAAGCCGCGAGTGAGGGTGAACGCAGGGTCGCGGCGCAGCTGTTGGTCCTGACCGCACGCGGGTGGCGATTACTGGTGGACCGCAGGTGGCCGGGGACCAGGGCGGCCAACGTGGACATGTTGCTGGTCGGTCCCGGCGGGGTGTTCGTCGTCGACGTCAAGAACTGGCGCTCCGCACCGGAGGCCCACGAGGGAAGGCTCCGCGTCGGCGGCGAGCCCCGTGGCGACCACGTGGCCAAGCTCCTGGCCGTGACGAAGGCGGCCGAGTCGGCGGTGGCGAGCCTGGGGATGTCTCCGGTGGCGGTCCAGCCCCTCATGGTTTTCGCGGGGCATCGCGTCGATGCGGAACTGGGCAGGATTCGCCTGCTGGGAGAGCACGAGGTCGGACCGGTCCTGCTGTCGGAGCGCCACCGACTGCGCGCCGAATCCGTACGGGCGATCGCCGATCACCTGGAGCGGGTCTTCCCCGAGCACGAGGGCTCCGCCGTGGCACCGGGGGTGACCCCGGCCCCACCACGGGAACAGTCCCAAGAAGCGCTCCCCGACGGGCTGTTCGACCTCGACGGTCTGCGCGAAGCGGCTCTCGAGGAAGCGCTGCGGGCCCCGATCGAACAGTGGATGACCTTCCTGCACCCCGACCAGGTGGCTCTCGTACGCCGTAACTGGGCGGGTCCCGCACGGATCAGCGGCCCGGCCGGCACCGGTAAGACGGTGGTGGGCCTGCACCGAGCGGCCCATCTCGCCCAGCGCACCACCGGCCGCATCCTGTACGTCACCTTCGCCAACAACCTGCCTCGCGTGCAGGCCACCTTCCTCAAGGCCATGTCTCCCGCCGTGGCCGACCGGGTCGAATTCCGCAGCCTCCACTCCTGGGCCCAGGAGTTCCTGAACGAACACGGCGTCCCGGTCCGGTTGCACGGAGACAAGGCCCAGACAGCCTTCAGCCTCGCCTGGAAGCACGTCGGCCGCGACAGCTGCCTGGCCGAGATCGACCCGGCCCCGGCCTACTGGAAGGAGGAGATCGACCACGTCATCAAGGGCCGA
Protein-coding regions in this window:
- a CDS encoding DUF2252 domain-containing protein, coding for MTDNRPAGDDVRHRAPQERAALGKAARADVPRSSHAEFAPGPGRRDPLEIIERQSATRLSELVPIRYARMSESPFRFYRGAAAIMASDLANTPTTGLRTQLCGDAHMLNFRLLASPERRLMFDINDFDETLPGPWEWDVKRLAASLVIAGRANGFSTKQRASIVEATVRSYRENMRSFAGLGNLAVWYAQFDVKWVRDRFGADLSARGRERWAQAVTKALSHDTLQVFDKLTHVVDGRRLIAPDPPLITRLDDLMPGEGRGGDVEKGIRRLIERYGQSIQSDRRYLLEQYRVADMARKVVGVGSVGTRCWIVLLLGKDDEDPLFLQAKEADESVLAPYAGVSAYRTQGERVVAGQRLMQATSDIFLGWERVEGIDGRRRDFYVRQLRDWKWVAVAEDMVPRGMRTFGALCGATLARAHARSGDRIAIAAYLGGGDSFDRALMTFAERYADQNERDHEALVTALRTGRLPAQET
- a CDS encoding nuclease-related domain-containing DEAD/DEAH box helicase, with the protein product MAAGGSASRRAQEARRQERLLREQWQAARRQARRWEAASEGERRVAAQLLVLTARGWRLLVDRRWPGTRAANVDMLLVGPGGVFVVDVKNWRSAPEAHEGRLRVGGEPRGDHVAKLLAVTKAAESAVASLGMSPVAVQPLMVFAGHRVDAELGRIRLLGEHEVGPVLLSERHRLRAESVRAIADHLERVFPEHEGSAVAPGVTPAPPREQSQEALPDGLFDLDGLREAALEEALRAPIEQWMTFLHPDQVALVRRNWAGPARISGPAGTGKTVVGLHRAAHLAQRTTGRILYVTFANNLPRVQATFLKAMSPAVADRVEFRSLHSWAQEFLNEHGVPVRLHGDKAQTAFSLAWKHVGRDSCLAEIDPAPAYWKEEIDHVIKGRGITSFEEYATVPRRRRRASLRRPHRQAVWALHEAYEALRAERGVHDFNDVLSLALAEALRHPGRPRYAAVIVDEVQDLTLVGVRLLHALVGDAPNGLLLVGDGQQAVYPGGFRLSDAGIDIRGDRGQVLRTNYRNSKEILDAALAVVAEDSFEDIDGLRTPGRRDVDLTYHDGHVLRVTRSTLAEHDQALLEALLGLPLAARADAAVLCPSMRAIGHYQRLLERAGIPVCQLEHYDGRPVDAVKLGSYRRAKGLEFKRVYLPEHNAALTNGSRPPEAEVSETRREREELLRSGLFVAMTRARDILWLGTVLSP